In Neovison vison isolate M4711 chromosome 14, ASM_NN_V1, whole genome shotgun sequence, the following proteins share a genomic window:
- the LOC122895791 gene encoding thyroid receptor-interacting protein 11-like: MFSWAGGLGCGLGHTLGAVDSSHTSLTRDISDIHRHVLGKGTFPGDTMDLADVISSQTQINRRLPETDTLEAEVTHWKMLCPCSTQGPNTVDPETVWTLKSHIRDLQQKQIRDMDKHQLEVAVLQNTHRQKLADLTDRHRKQLMDYRRQVEDLQNQGAAGNVNRDLLEERERDLRRLKQQLTQMQRLNDSLNNLASDLRAEKEKLVRELRQATHQLEESVLRNNEDSLKNNVAVRALKVEKGRLVAKLCRAEKKLCQQKTEQSLRERAPADNGHFTKLGQEKDLEILHLRERIEQMDAEHQETKELLSFALEEHKQLAECLREQEEYIKELRERPELQEELGQSTETFRSRDILPPSGEDKDTRLPSTTDQHPRVDEDLERLTRQSRAVPLVDPKILEEIEELECEVLQLSRLKDDLEEEIQEQQKIIHNQQQGKRALLQALQEQKEKVGRLQHRQEATNAERAQLLAAKDELIRNLQVTLEELKAQLPDESPHIPRQPWEDEEVRASQPLPRENGGDERDPSQAEIQRLVQGIKEQELARQLLTEENIRLTAQVDRLSKEEIGKLTRIIQQKDVEIQGLSSRISEASHSQNRHVQQLQQQLQECALKSEQILAILNEKMREKSNLERDYHEMTDRLAAKEADLQRVQEENQKLSTRVESSGQEGCSERIRDLAHAVREKDLEVEALSQICQTLWRILQTPSPGHEVRGGRIDQFQQLLQERDTLSQRVKVMEEWKEQVRTTVQTLKRESPQLQRDLRQLQAWARTNSENVLKLQTASLDQIQTSQGRDVNLQELEKELAQLQLRIGELCNAEDLLLGNLDVIFLQTSSDSLKAGKSDPVRESSQVIREEVEELRKSGQGKETMIRTLREDQQRWIASGAATGEGEGKPREHGDSDSHTEQLQEKPAVLQNSLRAQELRIQAESEELLSSQEQLSGQLSENELLRQAVTNLKERIADLEVDVCRLKEENAKIVERSREKDMENQALQETNRLLSVTQREAASQHAAMREKALALEQLLQEREEGETGELNRLVDAVRSMQDKAAVCQREREDAVSALTQKETETCALQKEVHRLRERERRLTQELERGRHLAAEAQDSRRRQALASEDQVAQLREEVTVLQGKLALSSAAMEKAGHGARLQAESLRAQLHVVTQQKEEAVLRLAASQEEGRRCHQTLASLKLELAERMEEADALEGKLKSLRGRLHQTNADLEVKEDQLQELKKQNEVQQEMLEDTQKKLMTFVSQSEGTVDKTLLRRLFVGSFQAADAERQEALRLMASTLGIREDQLRQLRSREPAGVPSGVTGGPGPRSAPSTPAKPNHRAVANRSFSELFVQFLEVESHSAFPAPKPSARDVKPPDSGGRGKLPKKQGPSRLNAPLASTPGKKEVKPRTTAVSLIDPPGPEMDGSEHLLLNAVTDALPTYTPRILSPAQKVGKAAAKDLSKK, translated from the coding sequence ATGTTCTCCTGGGCTGGTGGTCTGGGCTGTGGCCTAGGCCATACCCTAGGGGCCGTGGACAGCAGCCACACCTCTTTGACCAGGGACATCTCTGATATTCACAGACATGTGCTGGGGAAAGGGACTTTCCCTGGGGACACCATGGATCTGGCTGATGTCATCTCATCCCAGACTCAGATCAACAGACGCCTCCCTGAGACAGACACACTGGAGGCTGAAGTGACTCACTGGAAGATGTTGTGCCCGTGTTCCACCCAGGGACCAAATACCGTCGACCCAGAAACAGTGTGGACACTGAAGAGCCACATCAGGGACCTACAGCAGAAGCAGATACGGGACATGGACAAACATCAGCTGGAAGTGGCCGTGTTGCAAAACACCCACCGGCAGAAGCTAGCAGACCTCACTGACCGGCACCGCAAACAACTAATGGACTATCGACGACAGGTGGAAGACCTGCAAAACCAAGGTGCTGCCGGGAACGTGAACCGTGACCTTcttgaggagagggaaagggatctCAGAAGGCTGAAGCAGCAACTTACACAAATGCAGCGGCTGAACGACAGTCTGAACAACCTTGCTTCGGATCTCCGAGCAGAAAAGGAGAAGTTGGTTCGTGAGCTCCGACAGGCAACACATCAGCTGGAGGAATCCGTTCTGCGCAACAACGAGGATTCCCTAAAGAACAACGTTGCCGTGAGGGCTTTAAAGGTAGAGAAAGGACGGTTAGTGGCAAAACTGTGTCGGGCCGAAAAGAAGCTTTGCCAACAGAAGACCGAACAAAGCCTCAGAGAACGGGCACCGGCAGATAATGGCCATTTCACTAAGCTCGGTCAGGAGAAAGACCTGGAGATACTCCACCTCCGGGAGAGGATCGAGCAGATGGACGCAGAGCATCAGGAAACGAAGGAACTGCTGTCCTTTGCTTTGGAGGAGCACAAGCAATTGGCAGAGTGCCTTAGGGAGCAAGAGGAGTACATCAAAGAACTCCGAGAAAGGCCAGAGCTTCAGGAGGAACTCGGCCAGTCGACCGAAACCTTCAGAAGCCGTGACATCCTACCCCCATCCGGGGAGGACAAAGACACGCGTCTCCCATCCACGACAGACCAACACCCTCGTGTGGACGAAGACCTGGAGCGCCTCACCCGACAGAGTCGCGCTGTCCCTCTGGTTGACCCGAAAATCCTCGAGGAGATTGAAGAACTCGAGTGTGAGGTCCTTCAGCTCAGCAGGTTAAAAGATGATCTCGAGGAGGAAATCCAAGAACAACAGAAGATCATTCACAACCAGCAGCAGGGGAAGAGAGCACTGCTTCAGGCCttacaggagcagaaggagaaggtgggCCGCCTTCAACACCGGCAGGAGGCGACGAACGCTGAACGCGCTCAGCTCCTCGCGGCCAAAGACGAGCTGATTCGGAATCTGCAAGTCACGCTAGAAGAGCTGAAAGCCCAGTTGCCCGACGAAAGCCCGCACATTCCGAGGCAACCCTGGGAGGATGAGGAAGTGCGAGCAAGCCAGCCTCTCCCCAGAGAGAACGGAGGGGACGAGCGTGATCCATCTCAAGCTGAAATTCAAAGGCTAGTCCAAGGAATCAAAGAACAGGAACTGGCGAGGCAGCTTCTCACTGAAGAGAACATCCGACTGACCGCGCAAGTGGATCGGCTCTCCAAAGAGGAGATCGGGAAACTCACTCGGATCATCCAGCAAAAGGATGTGGAGATTCAGGGTCTCTCCAGCAGAATCTCTGAGGCTTCTCACAGCCAGAACAGGCACGTGCAACAACTTCAGCAGCAGTTGCAAGAGTGTGCTTTGAAAAGCGAACAGATCTTGGCCATCCTGAACGAGAAGATGAGGGAGAAGAGCAATCTGGAAAGGGACTATCACGAAATGACCGATCGACTTGCTGCCAAGGAAGCAGACCTCCAGAGGGtgcaagaggaaaatcaaaaacTGTCCACGAGAGTGGAAAGCAGCGGCCAGGAGGGGTGTAGCGAAAGGATTCGGGATCTGGCCCACGCGGTTCGAGAAAAAGACCTGGAAGTGGAGGCGTTAAGTCAGATATGCCAGACTTTATGGAGGATCCTGCAAACACCCAGCCCTGGTCATGAGGTTCGAGGAGGTCGAATCGATCAGTTCCAGCAGCTTCTCCAGGAACGGGACACGTTATCACAGCGAGTGAAGGTCATGGAGGAGTGGAAAGAGCAGGTGCGGACCACGGTCCAAACTCTGAAGCGCGAGTCACCCCAGCTTCAGAGAGATCTGCGACAACTGCAGGCGTGGGCTCGCACCAACAGCGAGAACGTTCTGAAACTGCAGACAGCCTCTCTTGACCAGATCCAAACTTCCCAAGGACGGGACGTAAACTTAcaagagctagagaaggaactggCCCAACTTCAGCTCCGCATCGGGGAGCTCTGCAATGCCGAGGACCTCCTTTTAGGGAACCTCGATGTGATTTTCCTCCAGACCTCCAGCGACTCCCTGAAGGCCGGGAAATCTGACCCAGTGAGGGAGTCCTCTCAGGTGATCAGAGAGGAGGTCGAAGAGCTCAGAAAAtcagggcaaggaaaagagaCCATGATTCGAACCCTCCGGGAAGATCAGCAGAGATGGATTGCTTCAGGGGCTGCCACgggggaaggagaaggcaaaCCACGGGAACACGGCGATTCCGATTCCCACACGGAACAGCTGCAGGAGAAACCGGCCGTTCTACAAAACTCCCTTCGGGCTCAGGAGCTCCGAATCCAAGCGGAAAGTGAGGAGCTGCTTTCTTCACAGGAGCAGCTCAGTGGCCAGCTGAGTGAGAACGAGCTGCTGAGGCAGGCAGTCACCAATCTGAAGGAGAGGATAGCAGATCTCGAAGTGGACGTGTGTCGGCTGAAAGAGGAAAACGCAAAGATCGTGGAACGATCTagagaaaaggacatggaaaACCAGGCGTTGCAAGAGACAAATCGGCTGCTTTCAGTGACGCAGAGAGAGGCGGCATCCCAGCATGCTGCGAtgagagagaaggcactggccctGGAGCAACTGttgcaagagagagaagagggcgaGACCGGGGAATTGAACCGGCTCGTCGACGCCGTTCGGTCAATGCAGGACAAGGCAGCTGTGTGTCAACGGGAGAGAGAGGACGCCGTGTCGGCACTGACACAGAAAGAAACGGAAACCTGCGCCCTCCAGAAGGAGGTTCACCGGTTACGAGAGAGAGAACGGCGCCtcacccaggagctggagagagggcggCACCTCGCTGCAGAAGCCCAAGATTCTCGTCGCCGGCAAGCTTTGGCCTCCGAGGACCAAGTGGCTCAGCTAAGAGAGGAAGTGACGGTCTTGCAGGGAAAACTCGCTTTGTCTTCCGCTGCCATGGAAAAGGCCGGCCACGGAGCCCGTCTGCAGGCAGAGTCGCTGCGGGCGCAGTTGCACGTGGTCACCCAGCAGAAGGAGGAAGCTGTGCTCCGGCTCGCcgcctcccaggaagagggaaggcgcTGCCATCAAACACTAGCGAGCCTGAAGCTGGAACTGGCCGAACGGATGGAAGAGGCAGACGccctagaaggaaaactgaagtccTTACGGGGACGTTTGCATCAAACAAATGCCGacttggaggtgaaggaggaccaACTCCAAGAgctcaagaaacagaatgaggtcCAGCAGGAAATGctggaggacacacagaagaaactGATGACCTTTGTCAGTCAGTCCGAAGGAACGGTGGACAAAACCCTCCTAAGGAGACTCTTCGTGGGATCGTTCCAGGCAGCTGATGCGGAACGGCAGGAAGCCTTGAGGTTGATGGCAAGCACGCTGGGGATCCGAGAAGACCAGCTGCGGCAGCTGCGCAGCCGAGAGCCCGCGGGTGTGCCCAGCGGGGTGACTGGGGGGCCTGGACCCAGAAGCGCCCCCAGCACCCCCGCGAAACCAAATCACCGAGCTGTGGCCAATCGTTCCTTTTCAGAACTTTTTGTCCAGTTTCTAGAAGTGGAATCTCATTCGGCTTTTCCAGCGCCCAAACCCTCTGCTCGTGACGTGAAGCCCCCAGACtcgggaggaaggggaaaactgcCTAAGAAACAAGGCCCATCACGACTGAACGCTCCCCTGGCATCCACACCCGGAAAAAAGGAGGTCAAGCCCCGCACCACAGCTGTGTCTCTTATTGACCCACCCGGACCGGAAATGGATGGATCGGAGCACCTTCTTCTAAATGCTGTCACTGATGCTTTACCCACGTACACGCCGCGTATACTATCGCCTGCCCAGAAGGTTGGAAAGGCGGCGGCCAAAGACCTCTCCAAGAAATAG